Proteins from a single region of Hordeum vulgare subsp. vulgare chromosome 6H, MorexV3_pseudomolecules_assembly, whole genome shotgun sequence:
- the LOC123404757 gene encoding probable cinnamyl alcohol dehydrogenase 5 has protein sequence MAPTAAEQHTRKAVGLAARDASGHLSPLAITRRSTGDDDVVIKILYCGICHSDLHCIKNEWKNARYPMIPGHEIAGEVTEVGKNVTKFKAGDRAGVGCMVNSCQSCESCDKGFENHCPGIIATYNSVDLDGTITYGGYSSMVVVHERFVVRFPDTMPLDKGAPLLCAGITVYSPMKYHGLNVPGMHLGVLGLGGLGHVAVKFGKAFGMKVTVISSSPGKKQEALERLGADAFVVSKDAEEMKAAMNTMDGIINTVSANIPMAPLLGLLKPNGKMIMVGLPENPMEISPFALVATNKTLAGSCIGGMRDTQEMLDLAAKHDVTADIEVIDAEYVNTAMERLAKADVRYRFVIDIGNTLDNAAAAATTE, from the exons ATGGCACCCACGGCGGCGGAGCAGCACACGAGGAAGGCGGTGGGCCTGGCGGCGCGCGACGCCTCCGGCCACCTCTCCCCGCTCGCCATCACCCGGAG GAGCACTGGAGATGACGATGTGGTGATCAAGATTCTGTACTGTGGGATCTGCCACTCTGACCTACACTGCATCAAGAACGAATGGAAGAACGCCAGGTACCCCATGATCCCTGGGCACGAGATCGCCGGCGAGGTCACCGAGGTCGGCAAGAATGTGACCAAGTTCAAGGCCGGCGACCGTGCGGGCGTCGGGTGCATGGTGAACTCATGCCAGTCCTGCGAGAGCTGCGACAAGGGCTTCGAGAACCATTGCCCGGGCATAATCGCCACCTATAACTCGGTCGACCTTGACGGCACCATCACCTACGGTGGCTACTCCAGCATGGTGGTGGTGCACGAGCGGTTCGTGGTCCGGTTCCCCGACACCATGCCGCTGGACAAGGGCGCACCGTTGTTGTGCGCCGGAATCACCGTGTACAGCCCCATGAAGTACCATGGTCTGAACGTTCCGGGAATGCACCTCGGCGTGCTGGGGCTGGGCGGGCTGGGCCACGTTGCCGTCAAGTTCGGCAaggccttcgggatgaaggtgacggtgatcagctcgtcgccCGGGAAGAAGCAGGAGGCCCTCGAGCGGTTAGGTGCCGACGCGTTCGTAGTCAGCAAGGATGCTGAGGAGATGAAG GCTGCAATGAATACCATGGATGGCATCATAAACACGGTGTCTGCAAACATCCCCATGGCCCCTCTCTTAGGGCTACTGAAACCCAACGGCAAGATGATCATGGTTGGCCTCCCCGAGAATcctatggagatctccccctttgCTCTGGTTGCCA CGAACAAGACCCTGGCCGGGAGCTGCATCGGCGGCATGAGGGACACCCAGGAGATGCTGGATCTGGCGGCGAAGCATGACGTGACGGCGGACATCGAGGTGATTGACGCCGAGTACGTGAACACGGCCATGGAGCGACTTGCCAAGGCCGATGTCAGGTATCGGTTCGTCATCGACATCGGCAATACCCTTGACAacgccgctgccgccgccaccactgaGTGA